CGGACGTACGAGCTGTCCGGCCCGCGGCTGCTCAGCTTCTCCGACGTCGCGGCCGAGCTGTCGAAGGCGACCGGGCGCGAGATCTCGTACGTCCCGGTCTCGACCGAGGCCTACGGGGAGATGCTGCGGGAGAACGGGCTGCCGGAAGAGTTCCTGGAGCTGTTCACGCTCATCCTGGACGGGCGCAACGCGCACCTGGTCGACGGGGTCGAGGAAGTGCTGGGCCGCAAGCCGCGGGAGTTCACGGACTTCGCGCGGGAGGCGGCGGCCCGTGGGGTCTGGGACGTGTAGGCGATGGGCGGTCGCGGCGTGGGCGAGCGGGGTGTGGGCGAGCAGGCAGTGGGCGAGCACGCAGTGGGCCTGGGGGCAGTGGGCGGGCGGCCAGTGGGCGGGCGGGGACCGGGCGGGGAGAATGGTCCGATGGACACGCTGACGGCTCTGCTCGAAGGCCCCAAAGCCAAATCCGCCTTCCTCATCAAGTGCGCGTTCGACCCACCCTGGTCTGCCCGGATCGAGGACCGGGCTCCGCTGTCGGTGATGACGATGGTGCACGGATCGGCGTGGCTGCTGCCGGACGGGGGCGAGCCGGTGCTCATCGCGCCGGGTGAGGCGGCCCTGGTGCGCGGACCGGTTCCGTACACCCTCGCCGACGCCAAGGACACACCCCCGCAGATCCGGGTGGGTCCGGACCAGCGGTGCAGCAGGGTGGACGGCGGGGAGGACGTGTCCGACTCCATGGCCCTCGGGGTACGGACCTGGGGCGCGGCGGCAGGCTCGGCGGTGCTGCTGAGCGGCACCTACCAGGACCCGGGCGAGATCGGCAGCCGCCTGCTCAGGGCGCTTCCGCCGGTGCTGGTCGGGCCGGTGGACCCGACGCTGGTCGGGCTGCTGGGCGTCGAGATCTCCCGTACGGAGCCGGCCCAGGAGCTCGTCCTGAACCGGCTGTTGGACCTGCTGCTGATCGGCGTCGTACGCGGCTGGCTCGCGGAGCGCGGCGGCGCCGAGAACGACCCGGTCACCGGCCCGGCACTGCGGCTGCTGCACGAAAACCCCGCGTACGGCTGGACCGTGGAGTCGCTGGCCCGCAAAGTCGGCGTCTCGCGGGCCGCGTTGGCCCGCCGCTTCACCGAGCTGGTCGGCGAACCCCCGATGTCCTATCTGACGGGCTGGCGCCTGGCCATGGCGGCGGACCTGCTGCGCGACCCGTCGACGACACTCGCCTCGGCAGCCCACCGGGTCGGCTACAGCTCGGCGTTCGCGCTCTCGACGGCCTTCAAGCGGGTACGCGGAGTCAGCCCGCGGGAGTACCGGGCGGGGGCGGTGGCGGCCGCCGGGGGGTGAGAGGCGGGGTGGTCAGGGGGTCCGGAGATCCAGGACGGCCACCGTTTCGCCGTCGCTTTCCTCGCCCGTCGGGCGGAAGCCGAGGGAGAGGTAGAAGGGTTCGGGGGTGCCGGGGCCCGGGTGCCAGGTGACGTAGGCGTGGGAGGTGCCCCGGCTGCGGAGTTCGGCGAGGACCGCCGTGACCGCGAAGCGGCCGTAGCCCTTGGACTGGTGGGCGGCCGATATGTTCAGGCGCCAGAGGCCGGAGCGGATGTCGTGGGGGTCCTCGGCCGGATTCCAGGCGATGTCGAGGAAAGCCATCACGAAGCCGACCACCTCGTCGCCGTCGACGATCGCCCGGGGCCAGGCCGTCTCCCCGTGGGCCTCGGCCTCCGCCAGAGACTTCGCGACCGGGGAGACGAGGTGCTCCTGGTCGGGGCGGACCGACAGCGCGCTGACGGCGGCGACGTTGTCGGGGGTGACCGGGGCGAGGCGGAGGGACTTGACGGATGTGCTCATTCGCGCAGCCTACGTGTGCGGTACATGCGGGTTGGCGGGGGCTGCGCGTCGCTGGAGGTTCACTGGCCCGATCGCGTGGGCGGTGGCACGATCAACAGCCGTCGGGGGGCGGTGGGAGCCTCCCGGGGCGTTCTGGATTTCGGACATACGGGGGCACAGCTGATGGGATCCAACGGCACCAGACTCTCCACCGCACTGCTCGTACTGTCGACCGTACTGGTCGGCCTGATGGCGGGGCTGTTCTTCGCCTTCGACGTCTCGGTGATGCCGGGACTGGCGAAGACCGACGACCGTACGTACGTCACGGCGATGCAGAGCTTCAACGCCGTCATCGACGGCAACCCGCTCTTCGGGACGGTCTTCGTCGTCGCGCTGCTCGCCGCCTTCGCCGCGGCGTTCGTCGAGGCGCGGGCCGGGCGCCGCGCGGTGGCGCTGTGGGCCGCGGTGGCCGCGGCGGCGTACCTCGTCGTGCTCGTCGTCACCTTCGCGGTCAACATCCCGCTCAACAACGAGCTCGCCGACTTGGGTGACGCGGCGAAGCTGACCGACTTCTCGGTCGTCGAGAAGTTCAAGGGCACCTGGGAGACGGCGAACATCGTGCGCACCCTGCTCTGCGCGGCGGCGCTGACCGCCCTGGCGCGGGCGCTCGTGCTGTACGGGCGGGCGACGGGGGCGTCGGCGGCGTCGGTGGCGTCGGTGGCCCTTTAGGCCGCGGCTGCCAGGAGGGCCCAGGACTGGCAGGCCAGGGCGGCCGTGCACAGGGCGGTACGCCAGCGGTTGGCGGGTACCCACTTCGTTTCGAAGGCCGCGCGCACAGCGGCCGGATCGGCGATCCGCTCGGCGGGGCCGGCCGCTTCCAGGGCGTTGTTGAGCGGGATGTTCACCCGACCGGTGACCGCGACGGCGAGTACGTAGAGGACGAGGGCACACGCCAGCGCGGGAAGCGGCGCGTGCTCGCCGGCGGGCAGGTGGAGCCCCAGGGCGAGGCCGGTGAAGAGGAGCGCGCCCAGGAAGGCCAGCATGAACCAGCCATTGATGATGGAGGTGTTCACGCGCTGCATGACGGAGATGAGGGTCCGGTCGTCGGAGCGCTTGAGGGCCGGCATCACCGAGACGTCGAAGGCGAAGAAGAGGCCGGCCATCAGGCCCGTCGTGAGCGTCGCGGCGACGAGGGCGGCGACCCGTGCGATGTCCATACGGCCTGTCTATGTCCTTGCGCCTGGTTCTGTCCATGGTGGAGTGGGAGCCGAGTGGTCCACGGTGGAGTAGGGGCCGAGCCGAGCAGGCCGGAAAGGCTCGTGGTCGTGGTCGGCGGGCGGGGTACCCTCCGGCTGGGACTGTGCTCGGATAATGAATTCCGCGATGCGGAAGTCTGGTCCGTAGCTTCGAGCCGCATCTCGGAGCCGGTCCCGGCGTAGAGACCAGGAGGAACAGACCGTGACGGACCCCAAGGACCCGCAGGGCCGGCTGGACGCGCTGCGCGGCGACATCGAGCGCCGCAACCCCGCCCAGCCCGAGTTCCACCAGGCCGTACGGGAGGTCCTGGACACCCTGGCCCCCGTGTTCGCGGCGCGTCCCGAGTACGCGGAACCGGGTGTGGCCCTGCTGGAGCGGCTCACCGAGCCGGAGCGGCAGATCATCTTCCGGGTGCCGTGGCAGGACGACCGTGGTCGCGTCCACGTCAACCGTGGCTACCGCGTCGAATTCAACAGCGCGCTCGGCCCGTACAAGGGCGGCCTGCGCTTTCACCCGTCCGTGGACATCGGCGTGGTGAAGTTCCTCGGCTTCGAGCAGGTCTTCAAGAACGCGCTGACCGGGCTCGGCATCGGTGGTGGCAAGGGCGGCAGCGACTTCGACCCGCGCGGGCGGTCGGCGGCCGAGGTCATGCGCTTCTGCCAGTCCTTCATGACCGAGCTCTACCGTCACATCGGTGAGCACACGGATGTGCCGGCGGGTGACATCGGTGTGGGCGGGCGTGAGATCGGCTATCTGTTCGGGCAGTACCGGCGCATCACCAACCGCTGGGAGGCCGGCGTCCTGACCGGCAAGGGCCAGGGCTGGGGCGGCTCGCTGATCCGCCCGGAGGCCACGGGCTACGGCAGCGTGCTGTTCGCCGCCGAGATGCTGGCGGTCAAGGGGCTGTCGCTCGACGGGCTGACGGCCGTCGTGTCCGGCTCGGGCAACGTCGCGCTGTACACGATCGAGAAGCTGCAGCAGCTGGGGGCGAACCCGCTGACCGCGTCCGACTCTCAGGGCTATGTGGTGGATGAGAAGGGCATCGACCTCCCGCTGCTGAAGCAGATCAAGGAGGTCGAGCGCGGGCGCGTGAGCGAGTACGCGCAGCGTCGCGGGCCCTCGGCGCGGTTCGTGCCGGGCGGGCGGGTGTGGGAAGTGGCGGCGGAGGTGGCCTTCCCGTCGGCCACGCAGAACGAGCTGAACGCGGATGACGCGCGGACGCTGATCGCCAACGGGATCAGGGCGGTGTCGGAGGGCGCGAACATGCCGACCACGCCGGACGCGGTGCACCTGCTGCAGGCGGCCGGGGTGTCCTTCGGGCCCGGCAAGGCGGCGAACGCGGGCGGGGTCGCGGTCAGCGCGCTGGAGATGGCGCAGAACGCGGGGCGTGTGGCGTGGAGCGCGGAGCGGGTCGAGTCGGAGCTGGCGGGGATCATGCGGGACATCCACGCGGTGTCGTACGCGACCGCCGAGCGGTATGGCTCCGCCGGGGACTATGTGGCGGGGGCGAACATTGCTGGGTTTGAGCGGGTGGCGGACGCGATGTTGGCGCAGGGGTTGATCTGACGCGTTGACGCGTTGATGTGGTGATGCGCTGATGTGGTGATGCGCTGAGGTGGCGGGTTGGGGCGGGTCGGGGGTGCCGCTGTGCGGGGTGTCCCCTACCCGCCCTTCCTCCGTTCCCCGGGCTGCGCCCGGACCGCTGGGAGGCCGGGCTGCGCCCGGGCCTCACGGGGCTCCGCCCCGGACCCCGCGCCTCAAACGCCGGCGGGGCTGGGGTGGGGCGGCGGCGGGGCCGGGGTGGGGCGGTAGGGGTGGGTTGGCTGGCTGGCTGGCTGGGATGGGCTGGCTGGGGTGGTGCTGGGCCGGTTGGCGGGGTGGGCCGGTTGGGTGGGTCCGTTGGAGTGGGTGGGTCGGCTGGGGTGGGCTGGCTGGGGTCGTGGTGGGCCGGTTGGGGTGCGTTGGCTGGCTGGGGTGGGCTGGCTGGGGTTGTGGTGGGTCCGTTGGGGTGGGGTGGGTCCGTTGGGGTGGTCGTAGGGTGGGCGGTTGATGGTGATCGACTTTTTGGGGGATCAGTGCTGACCGCGCTTACCGGGGTGTATGGGGACCGGGCCGATGCTCTGCGGGTGGCCGGGCGGGACGCCTCCTATGAGGAGCTGCTCGGTGCGGCCCGTGCCGTGGCTGCCGATGTCGCCGGGGCGCCCGCCTTCGCGGTGACCGCGACGGCCTCGCTGGAGACCGTCGCCGCCGTCGTCGGCGGGCTGCTGGCCGGGGTGCCCTTCGTACCGCTGCCGCCCGACGCGGGGCCCGCCGAGCGGGAGCACATTCTGCGGGACTCCGGCGCGGTGCTCGTCGACGTGGACTTCGGACGGCGTGCGGACGGGGGTGCGGGGGTGGTCGCGGGCCCCGGGCAGCCGGCGCTGATTCTTTACACCTCCGGGACCACCGGGCCGCCCAAGGGGGTCGTCCTCACCGCCGAGGCCGTGGCCGCCGATCTCGACGCCCTCGCCGAAGCCTGGCAGTGGAGTGCCGAGGACACCCTCGTGCACGGGCTGCCGCTGTTCCATGTGCACGGACTGGTCCTCGGGGTGCTCGGAGCGCTGCGTACCGGGAGCCGTCTCGTGCACACCGGGCGGCCCACCCCCGAGGCCTACGCCGAGGCCGGGGGCAGCCTGTACTTCGGGGTGCCGACCGTGTGGTCCCGTATCGCGGGGGCGCCGGCGGCCGCCGCCGCGCTGGGCGGGGCCCGGCTCCTCGTCTCCGGCAGTGCCGCGCTGCCCGCGCCGGTCTTCCGGGACCTGGAGCGGCTGACCGGGCTGCGGCCCGTGGAGCGGTACGGGATGACCGAGACGCTGATCACCGTCAGCGGGCGCGCGGGCGGGCAGGTGCGCCCCGGTACGGTCGGCACTCCGCTCCGGGGCATCCGTACGCGGATCGTGGCGGAGGCGGGCGCCGAGATCGGCGAGCTCCAGCTCACCGGGCCGACGCTGTTCTCCGGGTACCTGGGCCGGCCCGAGGCCACGGCCGCCGCCTATACGGAGGACGGGTGGTTCCGTACGGGCGACATCGCGGCCGTCGACGAGGCCGA
This portion of the Streptomyces sp. NBC_01244 genome encodes:
- a CDS encoding GNAT family N-acetyltransferase, producing the protein MSTSVKSLRLAPVTPDNVAAVSALSVRPDQEHLVSPVAKSLAEAEAHGETAWPRAIVDGDEVVGFVMAFLDIAWNPAEDPHDIRSGLWRLNISAAHQSKGYGRFAVTAVLAELRSRGTSHAYVTWHPGPGTPEPFYLSLGFRPTGEESDGETVAVLDLRTP
- a CDS encoding DUF1772 domain-containing protein — its product is MGSNGTRLSTALLVLSTVLVGLMAGLFFAFDVSVMPGLAKTDDRTYVTAMQSFNAVIDGNPLFGTVFVVALLAAFAAAFVEARAGRRAVALWAAVAAAAYLVVLVVTFAVNIPLNNELADLGDAAKLTDFSVVEKFKGTWETANIVRTLLCAAALTALARALVLYGRATGASAASVASVAL
- a CDS encoding anthrone oxygenase family protein; this translates as MDIARVAALVAATLTTGLMAGLFFAFDVSVMPALKRSDDRTLISVMQRVNTSIINGWFMLAFLGALLFTGLALGLHLPAGEHAPLPALACALVLYVLAVAVTGRVNIPLNNALEAAGPAERIADPAAVRAAFETKWVPANRWRTALCTAALACQSWALLAAAA
- the gdhA gene encoding NADP-specific glutamate dehydrogenase yields the protein MTDPKDPQGRLDALRGDIERRNPAQPEFHQAVREVLDTLAPVFAARPEYAEPGVALLERLTEPERQIIFRVPWQDDRGRVHVNRGYRVEFNSALGPYKGGLRFHPSVDIGVVKFLGFEQVFKNALTGLGIGGGKGGSDFDPRGRSAAEVMRFCQSFMTELYRHIGEHTDVPAGDIGVGGREIGYLFGQYRRITNRWEAGVLTGKGQGWGGSLIRPEATGYGSVLFAAEMLAVKGLSLDGLTAVVSGSGNVALYTIEKLQQLGANPLTASDSQGYVVDEKGIDLPLLKQIKEVERGRVSEYAQRRGPSARFVPGGRVWEVAAEVAFPSATQNELNADDARTLIANGIRAVSEGANMPTTPDAVHLLQAAGVSFGPGKAANAGGVAVSALEMAQNAGRVAWSAERVESELAGIMRDIHAVSYATAERYGSAGDYVAGANIAGFERVADAMLAQGLI
- a CDS encoding AraC family transcriptional regulator, with product MDTLTALLEGPKAKSAFLIKCAFDPPWSARIEDRAPLSVMTMVHGSAWLLPDGGEPVLIAPGEAALVRGPVPYTLADAKDTPPQIRVGPDQRCSRVDGGEDVSDSMALGVRTWGAAAGSAVLLSGTYQDPGEIGSRLLRALPPVLVGPVDPTLVGLLGVEISRTEPAQELVLNRLLDLLLIGVVRGWLAERGGAENDPVTGPALRLLHENPAYGWTVESLARKVGVSRAALARRFTELVGEPPMSYLTGWRLAMAADLLRDPSTTLASAAHRVGYSSAFALSTAFKRVRGVSPREYRAGAVAAAGG
- a CDS encoding AMP-binding protein — protein: MLTALTGVYGDRADALRVAGRDASYEELLGAARAVAADVAGAPAFAVTATASLETVAAVVGGLLAGVPFVPLPPDAGPAEREHILRDSGAVLVDVDFGRRADGGAGVVAGPGQPALILYTSGTTGPPKGVVLTAEAVAADLDALAEAWQWSAEDTLVHGLPLFHVHGLVLGVLGALRTGSRLVHTGRPTPEAYAEAGGSLYFGVPTVWSRIAGAPAAAAALGGARLLVSGSAALPAPVFRDLERLTGLRPVERYGMTETLITVSGRAGGQVRPGTVGTPLRGIRTRIVAEAGAEIGELQLTGPTLFSGYLGRPEATAAAYTEDGWFRTGDIAAVDEADGVHRIVGRASIDMIKSGGYRIGAGEIENALLDHPKVSEAAVVGLPDADLGQRIVAFVVAEGVTGPELTDFVAAHLSVHKRPREVRFVAEIPRNAMGKPQKKLLLGDA